GCATTATCGATCGCTTGCGCAAGCCGAACCGAACCGCGTTCCCGATGCCGGTCGAGAAGATCGCCCAAGATCGCTTCGACACGCAGCAGGAAACGCGAAGCGATAGCCGGCCCGCTTTCGTCGCGCCGCGCACGGCTCAACACGACTTCAGGCGCGCCCAATGCTGCGGCGAGATCGTGCGCGGAAAGGCCGATGCGGAAGTCCGCGCCAGGAACCCCGAGTGCACGCAAAACTGCCGGAGGAAGCAGAGGATCCGTTGCCGGACGAGCAGGCCAGGTGCCTTCGTTGAGCCCGCCGCAGATCACAAGGTCGGCACGAGCCATGCGCGATTCGATCAGGCCGTAGATCGCGACGCGCGGGTGGCCGCCATAAGGTGGACGGACCGAAATGGCTTCCATCGCATCGGCGAGCGCAGCGTGGATTTCGTCTGCCTCGATCAGGGTTCCAACATCGCGCGCGTGCGACCGAAGGTCCTCGACGAATTGCCCCAAGGCACGGCCGTCCTCGCGGCTCCACAGGGCATCGCCGCATAGCGCTTCGCCGGTTGCGGCAAGTCGGTCGAGCCAATCGGCGAGAGGCAACGTCTGTTCTGAGCAAAGCGGATCGAGGATTGTTGCGGTTTCATTCCACCAATCGGTAACTTGCGCTTCTTCGGCGATCCCCGCCAAAGGGCCGAGACCCGGAGCTGGGCGCGGCCCGCGCAGGCATTCCTCGAACGCGCGGACGCAATCGAGCCATGCCCCGCGACGGTCCCCCATGCGAACGAGCGGGTTGGACAGAGCGGCGATCAACGCGACGGGAGCAGCGCGTTCGGCAGCGACTTCCGCCAGTTGCAGCAGCATCCGCCCGGCGGCGGTGATTGTCAGCGATCGCCCGGCCGAATCGTCGGCCTCCAGGTTCCAGCGGCGCAAGTGCTGCACCACCCGGCGGGCCAATGGACGGTCGGGCGTGACCAGCGCCACTCTCTTCTCAGGTTCGGCGACCGCTTGCCGGATGAGCAGCGCGATCGCTTGTGCTTCTTCCTCGGGGTTTGCGGTTTCCATGATCCTGACGCCTGCCAGGCGACGCTTTTCGGGTGGCAGGTCGACCCATGCCTTGCTCGCCTGCGGTGGCTGGAACAGGCTCGAAACAGCATGGCTGCGCTCGGGCTCGGCAGCGGCCAAACCCCGGCGGTGCCACGGCAGCACTTCGTCCCGGTTGATCCCCATCCGGTTGAGCAACAGCTTGAGGTGGTACTGCGGATGGGCAACCGCATCGCCTTCGCCGAACGGCGGGTCGCCCGGGTTGTCGCTGGCCCCGGCAGCGCCGAGCTCGTCCCAAACCTCACTTGACATCGTGAGGTCGAGGTCCGGCAGGATGACCGCGCCCTTGGGCAGCTCGGATACGACGCGCAGCAGCCGTGCGAGCGCAGGTGCCGCGCTGGTAACACCGGCGGCCACGATCGGCGTCGGCGGCGGTGCCTCGCGCCAGCGCCGAGCGGCAAAATCGAACAGGCGATTGCGGCGCGTAGCGGCATCGGTCATTCCGCTGGCGTCCAGTTCGGCGAGCCATTTCGCCTGAACCCTGGCAAACCGCCGAGTCGCCCTCTGCCAATGGCCCGCCAGCTCGCCGACAATCCCGACGACGCGTTCCTCAAGCAGCTCTTCGGGCCCGATGTCTTCGACCAGCAAGCGGTCCATTGTTGTCGCAACGTCTCGGGCGAGCCTGAGGAGCGCCGAGCCGCGAGGTGCATCCTTGCCCAGTTCCTCGCGCACGATTTCGGCGAGCCGCAGCCAGCGCCGAGTCGGATCGACCGCAGGAGCGATGTCTGCCGCTCCCAGCGGGTCGAGCAACGCGCCGAGCGTTTCGTCGAGGTCGAGGTCGCCCACCACCGCCATTCGCGGCATCAGCATCCCGCCGCCGGAAGCGCGGATGAAGGCCTCTTGCACAGTCCGTGCTGCGCGGGTCGAAGGAAGCAGCAGGGTCAGCCGGGCAAGGCCGAATTCGGGTTCGGAATATCGCGGGATCAGACCGGCTACCAGGGCATCGGCAAAGCCGCGGTGCGCGGCGATCGAATAGACGCTTGGTTGCTTCGCCTCAGACACCCTTCAGCACCGCTTCGGTCGGCTTGATCGCTTGCGGCGTGCCAACCTCGAACCATTGCCCGGTGAAGCTGGCGCCGAACAGGCGCTCCTCCTCGATCGCCCGTTCCCACAATTGCATCGTGCC
Above is a window of Tsuneonella mangrovi DNA encoding:
- the addB gene encoding double-strand break repair protein AddB; translated protein: MSEAKQPSVYSIAAHRGFADALVAGLIPRYSEPEFGLARLTLLLPSTRAARTVQEAFIRASGGGMLMPRMAVVGDLDLDETLGALLDPLGAADIAPAVDPTRRWLRLAEIVREELGKDAPRGSALLRLARDVATTMDRLLVEDIGPEELLEERVVGIVGELAGHWQRATRRFARVQAKWLAELDASGMTDAATRRNRLFDFAARRWREAPPPTPIVAAGVTSAAPALARLLRVVSELPKGAVILPDLDLTMSSEVWDELGAAGASDNPGDPPFGEGDAVAHPQYHLKLLLNRMGINRDEVLPWHRRGLAAAEPERSHAVSSLFQPPQASKAWVDLPPEKRRLAGVRIMETANPEEEAQAIALLIRQAVAEPEKRVALVTPDRPLARRVVQHLRRWNLEADDSAGRSLTITAAGRMLLQLAEVAAERAAPVALIAALSNPLVRMGDRRGAWLDCVRAFEECLRGPRPAPGLGPLAGIAEEAQVTDWWNETATILDPLCSEQTLPLADWLDRLAATGEALCGDALWSREDGRALGQFVEDLRSHARDVGTLIEADEIHAALADAMEAISVRPPYGGHPRVAIYGLIESRMARADLVICGGLNEGTWPARPATDPLLPPAVLRALGVPGADFRIGLSAHDLAAALGAPEVVLSRARRDESGPAIASRFLLRVEAILGDLLDRHRERGSVRLAQAIDNAEPAARYPRPAPDPGPEQRRVAVSVTALDRLRADPYQFYASSIMGLRELDALDAEPGPAWQGELAHAILEEWHKTGRDIEVIAEEQLAKMHAHPLTRALWRPRLMKALEWVQNRIAGDPTRTPELFEAWGTIECRGVTIRGRIDRLDRLEDGSFAVVDYKTGSPPSGAQVEAGYALQLGTLGLMVENGAFPSVTGKATRFEYWSLARSKDSETGFGYVKTPLKVDGARGGLDPDAFLPKAQEYLDDALDRWILGREAFTARLNPDADGYATYDQLMRLDEWMGRET